One genomic region from Streptomyces sp. NBC_01304 encodes:
- a CDS encoding NtaA/DmoA family FMN-dependent monooxygenase (This protein belongs to a clade of FMN-dependent monooxygenases, within a broader family of flavin-dependent oxidoreductases, the luciferase-like monooxygenase (LMM) family, some of whose members use coenzyme F420 rather than FMN.) yields the protein MTAARKQIHLAAHFPGVNNTTVWADPRSKSQIDFSSFEHLARTAERGLFDFFFLAEGLRLREHKGRIHDLDVVGRPDALTVLGALAGVTEHLGLAGTVNATFNEPFELARKLASLDHLSAGRAAWNVVTSSDAFTGENFRRGGYLDRADRYTRAAEFLATARELWDSWTPEGTPGPFAHQGQHFDIEGEFTVPRSPQGHPVVIQAGDSGEGREFAASAADVVFTRHGTIEAGRAFYADVKGRLAKYGRTEDDLKIMPGVTFVLGDSAAEAQEKAAEIRRQQVSPQNAILALELIWGRDLSAYDPDGPLPEIDPDPGSELVQGRVRIADPFAVAEKWRALSQEKGLSIRQTVIETTGRQSFIGTPDAVAAELDEFVRTDAADGFILVPHLTPGGLDEFVDRVVPLLQERGAYRTQYTGSTLRSHLGLREPERTGTERPTP from the coding sequence CCGCTCGAAGTCGCAGATCGACTTCTCCTCCTTCGAGCACCTCGCCCGGACCGCCGAACGCGGCCTCTTCGACTTCTTCTTCCTCGCCGAAGGGCTCCGGCTGCGCGAACACAAGGGCCGCATCCACGACCTCGACGTCGTCGGGCGCCCCGACGCGCTCACCGTGCTCGGCGCGCTGGCCGGTGTCACCGAGCACCTGGGCCTCGCCGGGACGGTCAACGCCACCTTCAACGAACCCTTCGAACTCGCCCGCAAACTGGCCTCGTTGGACCACCTCAGCGCGGGCCGCGCCGCCTGGAACGTGGTCACCTCCTCCGACGCGTTCACCGGGGAGAACTTCCGGCGCGGCGGCTATCTGGACCGGGCCGACCGGTACACGCGGGCCGCCGAGTTCCTGGCCACGGCCCGCGAGCTGTGGGACTCCTGGACGCCGGAGGGCACGCCCGGACCCTTCGCCCACCAGGGCCAACACTTCGACATCGAGGGCGAGTTCACCGTTCCGCGCTCCCCGCAGGGCCACCCCGTGGTGATCCAGGCCGGGGACTCCGGCGAGGGTCGCGAGTTCGCCGCGTCCGCCGCCGATGTGGTCTTCACCCGGCACGGCACGATCGAGGCCGGGCGGGCCTTCTACGCCGATGTGAAGGGGCGGCTCGCCAAGTACGGGCGTACGGAGGACGACCTCAAGATCATGCCGGGGGTCACCTTCGTGCTCGGCGACAGCGCGGCCGAGGCCCAGGAGAAGGCCGCCGAGATCCGCCGCCAGCAGGTCTCGCCGCAGAACGCGATCCTCGCCCTGGAGCTGATCTGGGGCCGCGACCTGTCCGCGTACGACCCCGACGGGCCGCTCCCGGAGATCGACCCGGATCCCGGATCGGAGCTGGTGCAGGGCCGGGTGCGGATCGCGGATCCCTTCGCGGTCGCCGAGAAGTGGCGGGCCCTGTCGCAGGAGAAGGGGCTGTCCATCCGGCAGACCGTCATCGAGACGACCGGCCGCCAGTCCTTCATCGGCACCCCGGACGCGGTCGCCGCCGAGCTCGACGAGTTCGTGCGGACCGACGCGGCGGACGGCTTCATCCTCGTGCCCCATCTGACCCCGGGCGGGCTCGACGAGTTCGTCGACCGGGTCGTGCCGCTCCTTCAGGAACGCGGCGCGTACCGCACGCAGTACACGGGCAGCACCCTGCGCTCCCACCTCGGGCTCCGCGAGCCGGAACGGACCGGAACAGAAAGGCCGACCCCATGA
- a CDS encoding DUF1684 domain-containing protein, with translation MTDDQAAAAQEWKRWHEQRNESVSGPYGLLSLTGTIWLSDHPEGKLPAIPGSWAEDGDEVVLTATAEDGLTLDGKPFTGEVLLTEDSGPATDSRLAHGERRLVVLRREGLWAVRDFDPAAPDRAAFRGIEATPYDPAFVVPGQFTAYDESRVVKVGNADGRERGLGLGGELAFTFGGARRTLQVTVEADGALWAVFADATSGNGSYRFRFLRPGVPDAEGRVTVDLNRALLPPCAFADHFLCPFPPPGNTLAVAVEAGERNRRGR, from the coding sequence ATGACCGACGACCAGGCAGCCGCCGCCCAGGAGTGGAAGCGCTGGCACGAGCAGCGCAATGAGAGCGTCTCCGGGCCTTACGGACTGCTCTCACTTACCGGGACCATTTGGCTCTCGGACCATCCGGAAGGCAAACTTCCGGCCATTCCCGGGAGTTGGGCCGAAGACGGCGACGAAGTCGTGCTCACCGCGACCGCCGAGGACGGCCTCACCCTGGACGGCAAGCCCTTCACCGGCGAGGTCCTCCTCACCGAGGACTCCGGGCCGGCCACCGACTCCCGGCTCGCGCACGGCGAGCGGCGCCTGGTGGTGCTGCGGCGCGAAGGGCTCTGGGCGGTACGCGACTTCGACCCGGCGGCGCCGGACCGGGCGGCCTTCCGGGGCATCGAGGCCACGCCGTACGACCCGGCCTTCGTGGTGCCGGGACAGTTCACCGCGTACGACGAAAGCCGTGTCGTGAAGGTCGGGAACGCGGACGGGCGCGAGCGCGGGCTCGGGCTCGGCGGGGAGCTCGCCTTCACGTTCGGCGGGGCCCGGCGGACCCTGCAGGTCACCGTCGAGGCCGACGGTGCGCTGTGGGCCGTCTTCGCCGACGCGACCAGCGGGAACGGCAGTTACCGCTTCCGCTTCCTGCGGCCCGGGGTGCCCGATGCCGAGGGCCGGGTGACCGTCGATCTCAACCGGGCGCTGCTGCCGCCCTGCGCCTTCGCCGACCACTTCCTCTGCCCTTTCCCGCCACCCGGAAATACCCTCGCGGTCGCCGTCGAGGCGGGTGAGCGGAACCGGCGGGGCCGCTAG